CTCTTGGCCTGGGTGTAGGCCTGGACCTCGATGTCGCCGGCGTTGGCCGCCAGCGGAAGCGGCTCGGGCGGGGGATTGCCGATCACGACGAAGTCAAGGTCGCCGGTGACTTTCTCGCTGTTGACGACCTGACCGCCCCAATCCTGGATCTGGTTGCGGATGACCGAGGCCTCGCCGGCGGAAGCCTTGCTGTCGTTGTTCACATCGAACTTGCCGTAGACCATCATGCGGTAGGTGTAGGTGGGGCTGTAGACCGCGTTGATCAGGACGTCGTTGCGGTTCACCGGCTGATTCGGGGTGCTGCGGGTCACGCGGGCGGTCGAGGTGTCCTCGGTGACGCGCAGGACCTGCAGGCTGGCCTTGCCGCGCAGTTTGCCGTCCTTGTTGTTCTGGACCTGGTCGGGCGTGGAGAAGACTTCGAAGGTCATGCCCGGCACGACGCGATGCTTGCGGCCGATGTCGAGGTAGACGGTTGAATCCGGCCCGCCGATCTCGATGACGTGGCCGTCGACGAGGCTGGAGGGATCCTCGGGCTTCACCTCGAACTGGGCGAGCTTCTTCTCCGCCTGCTCGAGCCGGCTGCGCAGCGTGTCGCGCTCGGTGCTCAGGCTGTCGCTGTTCTTCTGCATCTCGTCGAGGCGCGCCTTGTAGCTGCGCTCGAGCTCGTCCTTGGACTCCTGGGCGATCTTCTTGTTTTCCTCGATGCTTTTGGCGTACTCGCTGGTGGCGTTGGAGAAGGGGGCGATGTCCTTCTTGGCGGACTCGATCGCGGCGTCGCGCTGGTCGTTGGCGTCGGCCAGGGACTTGGCCATGGCGGCGATCTGCGACTTGAGCTCGTCCATCTGCTTGCCGGAGCCCTGCAGCGCGGTCTCCTGCTGGGCCAGCTTGGCCTTGAGCGGCTCGAGCTCGGCGGCCACAGTGGCCTGATCGGTCTTGAGTTTCTCGCCCTCCTTGCGGGCGGTGTCGAGCTCGGCGCTGAGGTTCTTCTTGTCCAGCTTCAGCTTGTTCGAATCCTCGGTGGCCGAGGACATCTGCGAGTAGAACACGACCGACAACACCAGGAAGGCGACGGTGGTCAGCACAAAGACGACGAGGGTGACGAGGACGCCAGATCCGGCGGGTCGAGTGGCCATTCGAGGAGGTCTCCCGGGCGAAATGCCCGAAATGGCAGTGTGAGGCTTTGACCGCCTCTCGTCAAGAGGAAAGTGAAAATGGCACTTGCCTTTCCCGGCGAAAAAGGCGATACTTTCCGACCCCTCGGAGAACCACGTGCCCAATAGCAAGTCAGCTGAAAAACGAGTCCGCCAGAACCGGAAACAGAACGCCATCAACAATCACCGGAAGCGGCTGATCAAGGAAAGCAAGCGCCAATTCCTCGCCGCCGTCCAGGCCGGCGACGTGACGCTGGCGGAGAAGGAGCTTCGCTCCGCGACGGCGATCCTGGACCGGGTCGCCGGCAAGCGGACGATTCATCCCAACACGGCCGCGCGGCGCAAGAGCCTGCTGGCTCGCCGATTGAATGCGCTGCGGGCGCCCAAGACCGGCACCACGACCGCCAAGCCCGCCAAGAGCAAGGCCAGCAAAACCGCTTGAGCGGAACCGCCGGCCGCCGCCGCGGCGCGGCACGCACGCGCTTTCACTACGCCGAAGCCTCGAACCGGCCGCTGGAAATCCTCGCCTTCCTGGCGCCGCTGGTCGCCTTCTATGAACTTGGACTGGTGTTCTGGCTCCGCAGCGATCAGCTGGTGCTGACCAACCGCGCCCATGGGGGCATCGTGAATTTCTTCCGGCTCTTCGGGGTCCGCGCCGAGGATCTGCACGTCTCCGCCATGTCGCTGCCCTCGCTGGCCCTGGTGCTGACCTTACTGATCTGGCAAGCCGTGGCCCGATTGCCCTGGAGCATCCGCTGGCGGGCCATTCCCTTCATGTGGCTTGAGAGTTTTGCCCTGGCGGCGCCGCTGCTGGTGCTGGCGATCGCGATCGGCCGCGCGCATCTGGCGATGGGCGGAGGCGCGGTGAGCGAGGACTCCATCCGTTCGCTCGATTTCGTGGGCCGGGCCTCGATGGCCGCGGGCGCGGGCATCTATGAGGAACTGCTCTTTCGGATGGCGCTGATGGGCGGTCTGCACATGCTGCTCTTCGACGTGGCCCGGTTGAAGGACCGCCACGCCTGGGTGGTGGCGCTGCTGGCGAGCACGATTCTCTTCACCGTCTACCACCCGATCCGCGACGCGACCGGCGCGATGCAGTGGGGCCGGGTGATTTTCCTGATGTCCGCCGGCGCCTGGTTCGGGGTGGTCTTCCAACTGCGCGGCTTCGGCGTGGCCGCGGGCACCCACGCCGCCTACGACGCCACCGCGCTGCTCTTCGTCGGGTGACGACCGGCCGCTTGCCGATCCGCGAATCCATCCGCGGAGCCGATTGCGTTACTCTGGACGCATGCCCGCGCGCGGTTCGCCTGCCAACATCAAGCTCCTGATCCTGGACGCCGACGGCGTGCTCACCGACGGCAGCATCTGGATCGACGACCGCGGCCACGAGACGAAGCGCTTCAACGTGCGCGACGGCTTCGCCATGCGGGCGTGGCTTCGCGCCGGCAAGGAGATGGCCGTCATCACCGGGCGGGGCGGACTGGCCCTGCGCCACCGGCTCGACGGACTTGGCGTGCGTCACCTGATCTCGGCGAGCGGCCCCAAGAAGGAGGCGATGGAGACGTTGCTCAAGCAACTGGGCATCGACGCGGCGCACGCTGCGGTGATGGGGGACGATCTGCCCGACCTGCCGATGCTCAAGCTCGCCGGTTATCCGATGGCGGTCGCCGACGCGGCGGACGAGGTCAAGGCGTTGGCCGCATGGAGTTCCACACGCAACGGCGGTCACGGTGCCGTGCGCGAAGCGGTGGAATTCCTGCTCAAGGCATCGGGCGAATGGGATGCATCCGTCGGAGGCTGGGAGTGATGTCGCGGCGGCGCAACCGCATGCTTCCCTGGGTGGCGGCCGCGGGCGGCGTGGTGATCGGGCTGGTCGCGCTGGCGATCGCTTTCCAGGTCGGCGACGCGCCGAACTCGGCCAAGCGCACACCGCGGATCGTCGACGCCAAGGACATTCCCAAGCCGGATCCGCTGACCATCGAGGAGACCCAAAGCACGACGCAGCTGGTGCAGGCGGACCAGGTCTCGCTGCAATCCGGCGCCTGGGTGCAGGTGGCCGACGACAAGGGGCGCCTCGAACAGCAGTACAGCGCGACGCGCATCGACCCCGAGCCGGACAAATGGCTGCGCATGCTCGCGCCGCGGTCGGTGATGTTCCCCTCGGGCGGACGCATCGTCACCATGCGCGCCGACCACGGGCGGATGCGCGTGCCCAAGCGGGCGCTGGAAAGCGGGCAGCTCGAAGGGGACGTCGTCATCAAGGTCTACAAGCCGATCGGCGGCCGAGAGATCGACCTCGCCAACGACACGGCCTCCATCGTCATCCAGGCGCCCGAGGCGACCTTCGACAGCGTGCTTGGCGAGATCCGCTGCGACAAGCAAGTGAAGGTGGTCACCGATTCCCTGCGCTTCGAGGGAGAGGGCCTGACCCTGCTGCTCACCGAGGATGGCAAGGGCATCGAGCGCCTCACGGTGGAGCGGCCCCTCTCGGCGATCGAGATCGAGCGGGCGCCCGCGGTCGAGGCGAAGTCCTCGCCCGACGACAAGGCGCAGGCGGCCCCGTCGTCGCCGGCCGGAACGTCCGCGGTGACGGCTTCCGCTGCGCCATCGGGAAGTGCGAACGCCCCGGCCGCGACATCGGCTCAGCCCGCCGGGCCGAAGGCGACGCCGGAGACGCCGTCCAAGGCGGGAGCGAAGGCAGCGAAATCCGCGGCCTCTGCGCTGCGCTTCTACCGGCTGGTCCTGGAGAACGACGTGCGCGTCTTCCGGACTTCCGCCGAGGGAAACACCGTGATCAACGGCGACAAACTGGTGGCCGTGTTCAGCATGGAGAGTGACGTGGTGGGACAGAATCTCGCCCGCGATCTCTTCGCTCCGCCGACGCAAGCGCCGCGGGCGGTTTCCGCCTTCGCGGTGGATTGGCGGGTCTCGCCGCTGGCGTTCGCGCTGGCCGGAGCCGCCCCGGAGCCCGATCGCATCCGCATCGAATACCGTGGCCGGCTGGTCATGTCGGTGACGACCGAGAGCGAGGACCAGCTGGGCAGCGCCGAGAATGTCCGACTCGACATCGAGGGCGCGCCGGCCAAGCTCTACGATGAGAAGAGCGAGGCGCGGGTGGACTGCGGGCGCATGCGCTACGAAACCGGCGTCGATCGGGTCTCGCTGCGCGGATACGCGGATCATCCATTCCTGCTGGTGAGCCCGCGACTGGATCTCGAAGGTCAGGCGCTGGATCTGGAGCGCACCACCGGCAAGGGTCATCTGGAAGGCGCGGGGCGGATGCGCATCGGCAGCGCCGATGCGGCGGTCGCGGCCATGGCTTCGGCGCCGACCGCGGCGCAGGAGGCTGTGCAGAGCGGCGATCCGACGCATGCGAGCGTCGGCCCGCCCGACATGGCGGCGAGTGCCCGAACCGTGCGGCTCCAATGGGCCAAGTCGGTCGACCTGGAGTTCGAGCCCGGCGCCAATTCCAGCAAGCTCTATCGCGCCGATTTTCATGGCGACGTGAACGCCGACGCGGAGGAGGTGCGGCTCATCGCCCAGCGCCTGCTGGTGGAGTGCTTCAAGACGGGTCCGGGTTCCGCGGTGGAGCACGTGCTGGCCGACGGCGGGGCGACGGCGATCCGCCAGCCGGATGGGTCGAGCCTGACGGCGAAGACAATCGATCTTTCCATGGAGCAGGGTCTCGACGGCGGCTCCAAGGCGAAGCGGCTGCTGGTGACCGGCGGCGTGGAGGCGCAGGACAAGGGACAGAAGCTCTGGACCGACTCGCTGGATTGCTCCTTCCGCCCGGCGACGGGCAAGGAATCCTCCACGGAGAACATGGAGCTTTCGGTGGTGCAGTCCCAAGGCGCGGTGCAGGCGCTGCTGGCCGAGGACGCCCGGCTCTGGGCCACGTCGATGGACGCCGACATTCCCGCCAAGCGGGTGGCGCTGCGCGGCCCCGACCTGCTGCTGGTGCGCGGCAACGTGGTGGCGGACTCGATGCAGGAGCTCACCGTCGACGAGGAGTCCGGCACCGCGCTGGCTCCGGGCGCCGGGCGCTGCCGCTCATGGACGCGGGCGATCGTCGACTCCTCACCCCATCCGGTGCCCCGGCCGGTGATCCCCGAGAAGCCGCAGATGGAGGCGCAGTGGAGCGACGGATTGAAGTATGAGAAGGACAAGTCCGGGCGCGCGACGCTGGATCTGCGCGGCAACGTCCGCGCCACCGCGGATCGAACGG
This portion of the Planctomycetota bacterium genome encodes:
- the rpsT gene encoding 30S ribosomal protein S20, with product MPNSKSAEKRVRQNRKQNAINNHRKRLIKESKRQFLAAVQAGDVTLAEKELRSATAILDRVAGKRTIHPNTAARRKSLLARRLNALRAPKTGTTTAKPAKSKASKTA
- a CDS encoding HAD hydrolase family protein, yielding MPARGSPANIKLLILDADGVLTDGSIWIDDRGHETKRFNVRDGFAMRAWLRAGKEMAVITGRGGLALRHRLDGLGVRHLISASGPKKEAMETLLKQLGIDAAHAAVMGDDLPDLPMLKLAGYPMAVADAADEVKALAAWSSTRNGGHGAVREAVEFLLKASGEWDASVGGWE
- a CDS encoding CPBP family intramembrane metalloprotease; translation: MSGTAGRRRGAARTRFHYAEASNRPLEILAFLAPLVAFYELGLVFWLRSDQLVLTNRAHGGIVNFFRLFGVRAEDLHVSAMSLPSLALVLTLLIWQAVARLPWSIRWRAIPFMWLESFALAAPLLVLAIAIGRAHLAMGGGAVSEDSIRSLDFVGRASMAAGAGIYEELLFRMALMGGLHMLLFDVARLKDRHAWVVALLASTILFTVYHPIRDATGAMQWGRVIFLMSAGAWFGVVFQLRGFGVAAGTHAAYDATALLFVG